A region from the Pseudonocardia petroleophila genome encodes:
- the couO gene encoding 4-hydroxyphenyl-beta-ketoacyl-CoA hydrolase, with translation MDLSAIDAIDVHVHVEQDGHGCLSLDQELLDASAAYFRADQDRTPTVETIAAHYRERRMAAVVFTVDATTATGHPALSSEEIADAAAAHPDVLIPFGSVDPHGGAASVRRIRSLVDAHGVRGFKFHPSLQGFTPNDPAFYPLYEAITEAGVPALFHTGQTGIGAGLPGGRGIKLRLSDPMLLDDVAADFPELTVVLAHPSVPWQDAAISMATHKANVYIDLSGWSPKYFPPQLVRAANSMLRRKVLFGSDFPVLTPDRWIADFATLEIKDEVRPLIMKDNAVRMLGLG, from the coding sequence ATCGACCTGTCGGCCATCGACGCCATCGACGTCCACGTCCACGTCGAGCAGGACGGCCACGGCTGCCTGTCACTGGACCAGGAGCTGCTCGACGCCTCGGCGGCCTACTTCCGCGCCGACCAGGACCGCACGCCGACCGTCGAGACCATCGCCGCGCACTACCGCGAGCGGCGGATGGCCGCGGTCGTGTTCACCGTCGACGCGACGACGGCGACCGGTCACCCGGCCCTGTCCAGCGAGGAGATCGCCGACGCCGCGGCCGCGCACCCGGACGTGCTCATCCCGTTCGGCTCGGTCGACCCGCACGGCGGGGCGGCGTCGGTGCGCCGGATCCGGTCGCTCGTCGACGCGCACGGCGTCCGCGGGTTCAAGTTCCACCCGAGCCTGCAGGGCTTCACGCCCAACGACCCGGCGTTCTACCCGCTCTACGAGGCGATCACCGAGGCCGGCGTGCCCGCGCTGTTCCACACCGGCCAGACCGGGATCGGGGCCGGGCTGCCGGGCGGGCGCGGGATCAAGCTGCGGCTCTCGGACCCGATGCTGCTCGACGACGTCGCCGCCGACTTCCCGGAGCTGACGGTCGTGCTCGCGCACCCGTCCGTGCCGTGGCAGGACGCCGCGATCTCGATGGCGACGCACAAGGCGAACGTCTACATCGACCTGTCCGGCTGGTCCCCGAAGTACTTCCCGCCCCAGCTCGTGCGCGCGGCCAACTCGATGCTGCGGCGCAAGGTGCTGTTCGGCTCCGACTTCCCCGTCCTCACCCCGGACCGCTGGATCGCCGACTTCGCGACGCTGGAGATCAAGGACGAGGTCCGCCCGCTGATCATGAAGGACAACGCGGTGCGGATGCTGGGCCTGGGCTGA
- a CDS encoding MFS transporter produces the protein MTAPGPTTPQLRRAALSSYLGSVIEYYDFLLYATAAALVFGPVFFSGLDPVVGTIASLGTLATGYLARPLGGILFGHFGDRLGRKKMLITTMTLMGIASVLIGLLPTPAQIGALAPVLLVVLRVAQGIAVGGEWGGAVLLSAEHATSRRGLWASFTNAGAPSGGVLSTVVLAITAATMTEEQFLSWGWRIPFLLSAVLLALGLFVRSRVEETPVFRAEIAETPPAFPLVDVLRNHPRVLALSVGIGFAAFVVQATITTFSLSYAVEAGIPRSTVLNALTASSVAAVVGIIGWSALSDRLGRRPVMIAGAVACGAWAFALFPLISSGSTALLVVAVVVGQGLLHPALYGPLAALYTELFATRSRYTGASLGYQLAGTGAGFAPLAFAAIYGATGSALVISVIIAVLCLVTVACLALAPETHRRSLSEAGARVPAA, from the coding sequence ATGACCGCACCCGGCCCGACCACCCCCCAGCTCCGGCGCGCCGCGCTGTCGAGCTACCTCGGCAGCGTGATCGAGTACTACGACTTCCTGCTCTACGCCACGGCCGCGGCCCTCGTGTTCGGGCCGGTGTTCTTCTCCGGGCTCGACCCGGTCGTCGGCACGATCGCGAGCCTCGGCACGCTCGCCACGGGCTACCTCGCCCGCCCCCTCGGCGGGATCCTGTTCGGCCACTTCGGCGACCGGCTCGGCCGCAAGAAGATGCTGATCACCACCATGACCCTGATGGGCATCGCGAGCGTGCTCATCGGCCTGCTGCCCACCCCGGCGCAGATCGGCGCGCTCGCCCCGGTGCTGCTGGTGGTGCTGCGCGTCGCGCAGGGGATCGCGGTCGGCGGCGAGTGGGGCGGGGCCGTGCTGCTCTCCGCCGAGCACGCCACCTCCCGGCGCGGACTGTGGGCCAGCTTCACCAACGCGGGCGCCCCGAGCGGCGGCGTCCTGTCGACGGTCGTCCTGGCGATCACCGCGGCGACGATGACCGAGGAGCAGTTCCTGTCCTGGGGCTGGCGCATCCCGTTCCTGCTCAGCGCCGTGCTGCTGGCGCTCGGGCTGTTCGTCCGCTCGCGCGTCGAGGAGACGCCGGTGTTCCGGGCCGAGATCGCGGAGACCCCGCCCGCGTTCCCGCTGGTCGACGTCCTGCGCAACCACCCCCGCGTCCTCGCCCTGTCGGTCGGGATCGGCTTCGCCGCGTTCGTCGTGCAGGCCACGATCACGACGTTCTCCCTGTCGTACGCGGTCGAGGCCGGCATCCCGCGCTCGACCGTGCTCAACGCGCTGACCGCGTCGTCGGTGGCCGCCGTGGTCGGGATCATCGGGTGGTCGGCGCTGTCGGACCGGCTCGGGCGGCGGCCGGTGATGATCGCCGGGGCCGTGGCCTGCGGAGCGTGGGCGTTCGCGCTGTTCCCGCTGATCAGCAGCGGGTCGACGGCGCTGCTCGTGGTGGCCGTCGTCGTCGGGCAGGGACTGCTGCACCCGGCCCTCTACGGGCCGCTGGCCGCGCTCTACACCGAGCTGTTCGCGACGCGGTCGCGGTACACGGGCGCGTCGCTGGGCTACCAGCTCGCCGGGACCGGGGCCGGGTTCGCGCCGCTGGCGTTCGCGGCGATCTACGGGGCGACGGGGAGTGCGCTCGTGATCTCGGTGATCATCGCGGTGCTGTGCCTCGTCACCGTGGCCTGTCTGGCGCTGGCCCCGGAGACGCACCGGCGGAGTCTGAGCGAGGCGGGGGCCCGGGTTCCTGCGGCGTGA
- a CDS encoding ABC1 kinase family protein gives MSDGIPRSGVARSARLAMLPLGFAGRAVAGWGRSLTGADADEVASTTAARNAEQLFAVLGRLKGGAMKLGQALSVYDAMVPPEFADGYHDALAKLQTAGPPMPAREAHRMLAEQLGSSWRERFGDFDDEPVASASLGQVHRAVWHDGRPVAVKVQYPGADVALDADLRQLQRFAGLFGSLLPGLDARALIRELRDRMLEEVDYRTEADHQRAFAAAFAGTAGLHVPAVVASAPKVLVSEWLDGVPLGRLIGVPAADDAEQAVRDGHAHTIVETMFASPSTVGLLHADPHPGNFLVLDDGRLGMIDFGAVARLPDGIPPVLVRMLRLTADGEQGPLTDLLVAEGFLAPDAPDADVLRWVGALADPLRDEEFHFTRAWMARQGARVANPNNRAFQGTGRALNLPPEHVLVLRVLSGWMAILAQLDCTVAARGIVEEQVPGFAA, from the coding sequence ATGTCCGACGGGATCCCCCGCAGCGGAGTCGCCCGCTCGGCCCGCCTGGCGATGCTGCCGCTCGGGTTCGCCGGGCGCGCCGTCGCCGGCTGGGGCCGGTCGTTGACCGGCGCCGACGCCGACGAGGTCGCCTCCACCACCGCCGCCCGCAACGCCGAGCAGCTCTTCGCCGTGCTCGGCCGGCTCAAGGGCGGCGCGATGAAGCTGGGCCAGGCCCTGAGCGTCTACGACGCGATGGTGCCGCCCGAGTTCGCCGACGGCTACCACGACGCGCTCGCGAAGCTGCAGACCGCGGGCCCGCCGATGCCCGCCCGCGAGGCGCACCGGATGCTCGCCGAGCAGCTGGGGTCGTCGTGGCGGGAGCGCTTCGGCGACTTCGACGACGAGCCGGTCGCCTCGGCCAGCCTCGGACAGGTCCACCGCGCGGTCTGGCACGACGGGCGCCCGGTCGCGGTGAAGGTGCAGTACCCCGGAGCCGACGTCGCCCTCGACGCCGACCTGCGCCAGCTCCAGCGCTTCGCCGGCCTGTTCGGCTCCCTCCTGCCCGGGCTCGACGCCCGCGCCCTCATCCGGGAGCTGCGGGACCGCATGCTCGAGGAGGTCGACTACCGCACCGAGGCCGACCACCAGCGGGCGTTCGCCGCCGCCTTCGCCGGGACGGCGGGTCTGCACGTCCCCGCGGTCGTCGCCTCCGCCCCGAAGGTCCTCGTCTCGGAGTGGCTCGACGGCGTGCCGCTGGGCCGCCTGATCGGCGTCCCCGCCGCCGACGACGCCGAGCAGGCCGTACGGGACGGTCACGCGCACACGATCGTCGAGACGATGTTCGCCTCGCCGTCGACGGTCGGCCTGCTGCACGCCGACCCGCACCCCGGCAACTTCCTCGTCCTCGACGACGGACGGCTCGGGATGATCGACTTCGGGGCGGTGGCGCGGCTGCCCGACGGCATCCCGCCCGTGCTCGTCCGCATGCTGCGGCTCACCGCCGACGGCGAGCAGGGCCCGCTCACCGACCTGCTCGTGGCCGAGGGCTTCCTCGCCCCGGACGCCCCCGACGCCGACGTCCTGCGCTGGGTCGGTGCCCTCGCCGACCCGTTGCGGGACGAGGAGTTCCACTTCACGCGCGCGTGGATGGCGCGGCAGGGCGCGCGGGTCGCGAACCCGAACAACCGGGCGTTCCAGGGCACCGGCCGCGCGCTGAACCTGCCGCCGGAGCACGTGCTGGTGCTGCGGGTGCTCTCGGGCTGGATGGCGATCCTCGCGCAGCTCGACTGCACGGTGGCCGCCCGCGGGATCGTCGAGGAGCAGGTGCCGGGCTTCGCCGCGTGA
- a CDS encoding PaaX family transcriptional regulator: MDEERDGTRPQTVLLAFLGAYVLGRDVEVATAGVLELLRRAEVSEQAARSTLSRAARRGLLDRTRRGREVYLGLTPLARRVLDDGGDRMWRTGPVNDDWDGSWTLLSYSLPDSWAKQRHALRARLVWAGFGSLRGGLWLAAGPVDVTALVDGLEAAAHLSAFTATALPPTDVDALVRDAWDLDALAGDYARFVRRWSEPGRGPADPLAAQVALEADWLRTIRNDPRLPVRHLPASWPAVGAHDLFLRRHRELAPRAAEVAAEILRVRDAR, translated from the coding sequence GTGGACGAGGAACGCGACGGCACCCGTCCGCAGACCGTGCTGCTGGCGTTCCTCGGCGCGTACGTCCTGGGTCGGGACGTGGAGGTCGCGACGGCGGGGGTGCTCGAGCTGCTGCGCCGCGCGGAGGTCTCCGAGCAGGCCGCGCGCTCGACGCTGAGCCGCGCGGCCCGCCGCGGCCTGCTCGACCGCACCCGGCGCGGCCGGGAGGTCTACCTCGGCCTCACCCCGCTGGCCCGCCGCGTGCTCGACGACGGCGGCGACCGGATGTGGCGCACCGGCCCCGTCAACGACGACTGGGACGGCAGCTGGACGCTGCTGTCGTACTCGCTGCCCGACTCGTGGGCGAAGCAGCGGCACGCGCTGCGGGCCCGGCTGGTCTGGGCCGGGTTCGGGTCGCTGCGCGGCGGGCTGTGGCTGGCGGCGGGGCCGGTGGACGTCACCGCGCTGGTCGACGGGCTGGAGGCGGCCGCGCACCTCTCGGCGTTCACGGCGACCGCGCTGCCCCCCACCGACGTCGACGCGCTGGTCCGCGACGCCTGGGACCTCGACGCCCTCGCCGGCGACTACGCCCGGTTCGTGCGGCGCTGGTCGGAGCCCGGGCGGGGCCCGGCCGACCCGCTGGCCGCCCAGGTCGCGCTGGAGGCCGACTGGCTGCGCACGATCCGCAACGACCCCCGCCTGCCCGTCCGGCATCTCCCGGCGTCCTGGCCCGCGGTCGGCGCCCACGACCTGTTCCTGCGCCGCCACCGCGAGCTCGCCCCGCGGGCCGCGGAGGTGGCGGCGGAGATCCTGAGGGTGCGCGACGCCCGTTAG
- a CDS encoding acetoacetate--CoA ligase: MTRERKGAPQPPFPRTSRIGTFAASVGITDYAALHRWSVTDLDGFWAAVVDHLDVDFTTPPTAVLGRREMPGAQWFPGAELNYAAHALRGAGGVAVVAYSQTRDVVELTWDELRDQVARARAGLARLGVGRGDRVVAYLPNIPETLVAFLAAASLGAVWASCAPEFGARSVIDRFAQIEPTVLLAAPGYTYGAKPVDRRAEVAALRAGLPTVRHVVAVPYGAGDLPDATTWDELLAEPAEPAYDPVPFDHPLYVLFSSGTTGRPKAIVHGHGGITVEHLKNHALSWDLGPGDRILWFSTTAWMMWNALVSGLLCGASVVLVDGNPVHPDVGWQWRIAQETGATLMGASPGFLMACRAEGYVPPPLPRLRQLGAAGSPLPPEGYHWVAEHLDGVLLNVGSGGTDVCTGIVQGSPWQACVTGEIAGPALGVAAAAFDEDGKPVVGELGELVITEPMPSMPVGFWGDRPPTQPGSRYREAYFDVYPGVWRHGDWVRFSATGSCVIAGRSDATLNRGGVRLGTAEFYAVVEELPGIDDSLVVHLEDPAGGNGELLLFVRLAEGAELDEARIARELRTALSPRHVPDRITAVPVVPRNRTGKKLELPVKRILLGADIDDTARGVLADPTALDVFGGFAARARKSAPEQPFPRTGSGGAS; this comes from the coding sequence GTGACCCGTGAGCGGAAAGGCGCGCCCCAGCCGCCGTTTCCGCGCACGAGCCGTATCGGGACCTTCGCCGCGTCGGTGGGGATCACCGACTACGCCGCCCTGCACCGCTGGTCGGTCACCGACCTCGACGGGTTCTGGGCGGCGGTCGTCGACCACCTCGACGTGGACTTCACGACCCCGCCGACCGCCGTGCTGGGGCGCCGGGAGATGCCGGGCGCGCAGTGGTTCCCGGGCGCCGAGCTGAACTACGCCGCCCATGCGCTGCGCGGGGCCGGCGGCGTCGCCGTGGTCGCGTACTCGCAGACCCGCGACGTCGTCGAGCTGACCTGGGACGAGCTGCGCGACCAGGTCGCCAGGGCCCGCGCCGGGCTGGCGCGGCTCGGCGTCGGCCGCGGCGACCGGGTCGTCGCCTACCTGCCCAACATCCCCGAGACGCTCGTCGCGTTCCTGGCCGCGGCGAGCCTCGGGGCGGTGTGGGCGAGCTGCGCGCCGGAGTTCGGGGCGCGCAGCGTGATCGACCGCTTCGCCCAGATCGAGCCCACCGTCCTGCTCGCCGCGCCCGGCTACACCTACGGCGCGAAGCCGGTCGACCGCCGCGCCGAGGTCGCGGCCCTGCGCGCGGGCCTGCCGACGGTGAGGCACGTCGTCGCGGTGCCCTACGGCGCGGGCGACCTCCCGGACGCCACGACGTGGGACGAACTGCTGGCCGAGCCGGCCGAGCCCGCGTACGACCCCGTCCCGTTCGACCACCCGCTCTACGTCCTGTTCTCCTCCGGCACCACGGGCAGGCCGAAGGCGATCGTGCACGGGCACGGCGGGATCACCGTCGAGCACCTGAAGAACCACGCCCTCAGCTGGGACCTCGGCCCCGGCGACCGGATCCTCTGGTTCTCCACCACCGCCTGGATGATGTGGAACGCACTGGTCTCCGGGCTGCTGTGCGGGGCGTCGGTGGTGCTGGTCGACGGCAACCCGGTCCACCCCGACGTCGGCTGGCAGTGGCGGATCGCGCAGGAGACCGGCGCGACGCTGATGGGCGCCTCGCCCGGCTTCCTCATGGCCTGCCGCGCCGAGGGGTACGTGCCGCCCCCGCTGCCGCGGCTGCGCCAGCTCGGCGCGGCCGGCAGCCCGCTGCCGCCGGAGGGGTACCACTGGGTCGCCGAACACCTCGACGGCGTGCTGCTCAACGTGGGCAGCGGCGGCACCGACGTCTGCACCGGGATCGTCCAGGGCAGCCCCTGGCAGGCGTGCGTGACCGGGGAGATCGCCGGGCCAGCGCTCGGCGTCGCCGCGGCCGCGTTCGACGAGGACGGGAAGCCGGTCGTCGGGGAGCTGGGGGAGCTGGTGATCACCGAGCCGATGCCGTCGATGCCGGTCGGGTTCTGGGGGGACCGTCCTCCGACGCAGCCGGGCTCCCGCTACCGCGAGGCCTACTTCGACGTCTACCCCGGCGTGTGGCGCCACGGCGACTGGGTGCGGTTCTCCGCGACCGGCAGCTGCGTGATCGCCGGCCGCTCGGACGCCACGCTCAACCGCGGCGGCGTCCGGCTGGGCACCGCGGAGTTCTACGCGGTGGTCGAGGAGCTGCCCGGGATCGACGACAGCCTGGTCGTGCACCTGGAGGACCCGGCGGGCGGCAACGGGGAGCTGCTGCTGTTCGTCCGGCTCGCCGAGGGCGCGGAGCTCGACGAGGCCCGGATCGCCCGCGAGCTGCGCACCGCGCTGAGCCCGCGGCACGTGCCGGACCGCATCACCGCCGTGCCGGTCGTGCCCCGCAACCGCACCGGCAAGAAGCTGGAGCTGCCGGTGAAGCGGATCCTGCTCGGCGCCGACATCGACGACACCGCGCGCGGCGTGCTGGCCGACCCCACCGCGCTCGACGTCTTCGGCGGCTTCGCCGCCCGTGCGCGGAAGAGCGCGCCGGAGCAGCCGTTTCCGCGCACGGGCTCCGGAGGCGCGTCGTGA
- a CDS encoding MarR family winged helix-turn-helix transcriptional regulator — protein MPPSLLYVVKQVELAVRSHLDELLRPHGLTTSTYTALTVLERRDGLTTADLARTSFVTPQAMADIVAALEARGHIVRTPDPTHGRRLRTSLTAEGRALLAALAEEVGALEERMLAGLDPAQRAALRTQLNACREALT, from the coding sequence GTGCCGCCGTCCCTGCTGTACGTCGTGAAGCAGGTCGAGCTGGCCGTGCGGTCGCACCTCGACGAGCTGCTGCGCCCGCACGGCCTCACGACCTCGACCTACACCGCGCTCACCGTCCTGGAGCGCCGCGACGGCCTGACCACCGCCGACCTCGCCCGCACCTCGTTCGTCACGCCGCAGGCCATGGCCGACATCGTCGCGGCGCTGGAGGCGCGCGGGCACATCGTCCGCACGCCGGACCCGACCCACGGGCGGCGGCTGCGTACCAGCCTCACCGCCGAGGGCCGGGCCCTGCTCGCCGCCCTCGCCGAGGAGGTGGGGGCACTCGAGGAGCGAATGCTGGCCGGCCTCGACCCGGCCCAGCGCGCCGCGCTGCGCACCCAGCTCAACGCGTGCCGGGAGGCGCTGACCTAA
- a CDS encoding crotonase/enoyl-CoA hydratase family protein: MNLPDSVQVEDHGAVAVVRLHRAAKRNALDDATVLGLEAYFSAVPDAVRAVVLDADGDHFSAGLDLGELAERDAYEGLLHSRMWHRAFARIEHGSVPVVAVLKGAVVGGGLELACAAHIRVAESSTFYALPEGSRGLFVGGGASVRVPKLIGVPRMADMMLTGRVLDADEGHALGLSQYRVDDGHGLDHALGLAKKIAGNSPVTNFAVLQALPRIAEADPEQGYLMEALMAAVASSSDEAQTRMREFLAGRGPKVAK, from the coding sequence GTGAACCTCCCCGACTCCGTGCAGGTCGAGGACCACGGCGCCGTCGCCGTCGTCCGGCTGCACCGCGCGGCCAAGCGCAACGCCCTCGACGACGCCACCGTGCTGGGCCTGGAGGCCTACTTCTCCGCGGTGCCCGATGCGGTCCGCGCGGTCGTCCTCGACGCCGACGGTGACCACTTCTCCGCCGGCCTCGACCTCGGCGAGCTCGCCGAGCGCGACGCCTACGAGGGACTGCTGCACTCCCGGATGTGGCACCGCGCCTTCGCCCGCATCGAGCACGGCAGCGTGCCGGTCGTCGCCGTCCTGAAGGGCGCGGTCGTCGGCGGCGGGCTGGAGCTGGCCTGCGCCGCGCACATCCGGGTGGCCGAGTCGAGCACGTTCTACGCCCTGCCGGAGGGCAGCCGCGGGCTGTTCGTCGGCGGCGGCGCGTCGGTCCGGGTGCCGAAGCTGATCGGGGTGCCCCGGATGGCCGACATGATGCTGACGGGCCGCGTCCTCGACGCCGACGAGGGCCACGCGCTCGGGCTGTCTCAGTACCGCGTCGACGACGGACACGGGCTCGACCACGCGCTCGGGCTCGCGAAGAAGATCGCCGGCAACTCGCCCGTCACGAACTTCGCGGTGCTGCAGGCCCTGCCCCGCATCGCCGAGGCCGACCCGGAGCAGGGCTACCTGATGGAGGCGCTGATGGCGGCGGTGGCGTCGAGCAGCGACGAGGCGCAGACCCGGATGCGGGAGTTCCTGGCCGGGCGCGGACCGAAGGTGGCGAAGTGA
- a CDS encoding AMP-binding protein, whose protein sequence is MHPPDGLGSWPARRARIDAARPALIGPGGARSYGELADRVERLAGVLAAAGVGKGDRVAQLGVNAVEVLETFFAVWRLGAIAVPLNHRLAGPEIRYMLGDVGATFLVSSPDAAALAAEFTGPRLEVGPAYEEALAGADGARHPVGLDDPALVLYTSGTTGRPKGAVLTHGNLTWNTVNQLAHVDVASTDRALCIAPLFHCVGIGQITLPTLFKGGSVEPVAKVDPAAILARIGEAGITGFSAVPTMLQMLCDHPGFGAADLTSLRVVQYGGSPVPARVAAAWQSRGVTLQQGYGMTEASPGVLMATREGSTAHPVSVGVPHFFTDVAMVRDGEVGPVDAGPAELLVRGPNVFAGYWGQPDDTLDGWFRTGDVLTVAPDGWATVVDRVKDMFISGGENVYPAEVEAVLLAVDGVVGAAVVGVPDERWGETGVGFVQPAEGVDLDPDALREHLTAHLARYKVPRRIVITGELPRNATGKLRRTELRATAEGLT, encoded by the coding sequence GTGCACCCACCCGACGGACTCGGCAGCTGGCCCGCGCGCCGCGCCCGGATCGACGCCGCCCGGCCCGCGCTGATCGGCCCGGGCGGCGCGCGGAGCTACGGCGAGCTGGCCGACCGCGTCGAGCGCCTCGCCGGTGTCCTGGCCGCCGCCGGGGTCGGGAAGGGCGACCGCGTCGCGCAGCTCGGCGTCAACGCCGTCGAGGTGCTGGAGACGTTCTTCGCGGTCTGGCGCCTCGGCGCGATCGCGGTGCCGCTCAACCACCGCCTGGCCGGGCCCGAGATCCGCTACATGCTCGGCGACGTCGGCGCGACGTTCCTGGTGTCCAGCCCGGACGCCGCCGCGCTCGCCGCCGAGTTCACCGGGCCGCGGCTGGAGGTCGGGCCGGCGTACGAGGAGGCGCTGGCGGGGGCGGACGGCGCGCGGCACCCCGTCGGCCTCGACGACCCCGCGCTCGTCCTCTACACCTCCGGCACCACCGGACGCCCGAAGGGCGCGGTGCTCACCCACGGCAACCTGACCTGGAACACGGTCAACCAGCTCGCCCACGTCGACGTCGCGAGCACCGACCGCGCGCTGTGCATCGCGCCGCTGTTCCACTGCGTCGGGATCGGGCAGATCACGCTTCCGACGCTGTTCAAGGGCGGGTCGGTGGAACCGGTCGCGAAGGTCGATCCCGCCGCGATCCTCGCGCGGATCGGCGAGGCCGGGATCACCGGCTTCTCCGCGGTGCCGACGATGCTGCAGATGCTCTGCGACCACCCCGGGTTCGGCGCGGCCGACCTGACGTCGCTGCGCGTCGTCCAGTACGGCGGGTCGCCGGTGCCCGCCCGCGTCGCGGCGGCCTGGCAGAGCCGCGGCGTCACGCTGCAGCAGGGCTACGGCATGACCGAGGCGAGCCCCGGCGTGCTCATGGCCACCCGCGAGGGGTCCACGGCGCACCCGGTGTCCGTGGGCGTCCCGCACTTCTTCACCGACGTGGCGATGGTCCGCGACGGCGAGGTCGGGCCCGTCGACGCCGGGCCCGCCGAGCTGCTCGTCCGCGGGCCGAACGTGTTCGCCGGGTACTGGGGGCAGCCGGACGACACGCTCGACGGCTGGTTCCGCACCGGCGACGTGCTGACCGTGGCGCCGGACGGCTGGGCCACCGTCGTCGACCGCGTCAAGGACATGTTCATCTCCGGCGGCGAGAACGTGTACCCGGCGGAGGTCGAGGCGGTGCTGCTCGCCGTCGACGGGGTGGTCGGCGCGGCCGTCGTCGGGGTGCCGGACGAGCGGTGGGGCGAGACCGGCGTCGGGTTCGTGCAGCCGGCCGAGGGCGTCGACCTCGACCCCGACGCGCTGCGCGAGCACCTCACCGCGCACCTGGCCCGGTACAAGGTGCCGCGCCGCATCGTGATCACCGGGGAACTGCCCCGCAACGCGACGGGCAAGCTCCGCCGCACCGAGCTGCGGGCGACCGCGGAAGGACTCACGTGA
- a CDS encoding 3-hydroxyacyl-CoA dehydrogenase NAD-binding domain-containing protein, with product MSTVAVIGTGAIGVSWAAHFLLHGLDVVASDPAPGAERRLREGVAEIGADPARLTFTADAGRAAAAADFVQENAPEREDVKHALFAVLDGAARSDVVLASSSSGMLPTAIARAAARHPERVVVGHPFHPPHLVPLVEVVPGERTSEAAMDAAMAFYASVGKKPIRLRQELPGHIANRLQAALWREAYSLVDRGVASVADIDTAISQGPGLRWAVLGPFANQHLSGGPGGIAHVLEHLGPPTEAWWRDLGHPVMTPELEKKIVDGVDEELAGVDPAALARYRDTVVRAVLAAKEESP from the coding sequence GTGAGCACTGTCGCCGTGATCGGGACGGGCGCGATCGGCGTCAGCTGGGCGGCGCACTTCCTGCTGCACGGCCTCGACGTGGTGGCGAGCGACCCCGCGCCCGGCGCGGAGCGGCGGCTGCGCGAGGGCGTCGCGGAGATCGGCGCCGATCCCGCCCGGCTCACCTTCACCGCCGACGCCGGACGGGCCGCCGCGGCCGCCGACTTCGTCCAGGAGAACGCCCCGGAGCGCGAGGACGTGAAGCACGCGCTGTTCGCCGTCCTCGACGGGGCCGCGCGCTCCGACGTCGTGCTGGCCAGCAGCTCGTCGGGGATGCTGCCGACCGCGATCGCCCGCGCGGCGGCCCGGCACCCGGAGCGCGTCGTCGTCGGCCACCCGTTCCACCCGCCGCACCTCGTGCCGCTCGTGGAGGTCGTGCCGGGGGAGCGCACGTCGGAGGCGGCGATGGACGCGGCGATGGCGTTCTACGCCTCCGTCGGCAAGAAGCCGATCCGGCTGCGCCAGGAGCTGCCCGGGCACATCGCCAACCGGCTGCAGGCCGCGCTGTGGCGCGAGGCGTACTCGCTCGTCGACCGCGGGGTGGCCTCGGTCGCCGACATCGACACCGCGATCTCGCAGGGCCCCGGCCTGCGCTGGGCGGTCCTCGGCCCGTTCGCCAACCAGCACCTCTCCGGCGGTCCGGGCGGGATCGCGCACGTCCTGGAGCACCTCGGCCCGCCCACCGAGGCCTGGTGGCGCGACCTGGGCCACCCCGTGATGACCCCCGAGCTCGAGAAGAAGATCGTCGACGGCGTCGACGAGGAGCTGGCCGGCGTCGACCCGGCCGCCCTCGCGCGCTACCGCGACACCGTGGTCCGCGCGGTGCTCGCCGCGAAGGAGGAGTCCCCGTGA